The following coding sequences are from one Lolium rigidum isolate FL_2022 chromosome 6, APGP_CSIRO_Lrig_0.1, whole genome shotgun sequence window:
- the LOC124660494 gene encoding LOW QUALITY PROTEIN: phosphoenolpyruvate carboxylase, housekeeping isozyme-like (The sequence of the model RefSeq protein was modified relative to this genomic sequence to represent the inferred CDS: deleted 1 base in 1 codon), protein MARNAVDKATSIDAQLRMLAPKKLSDDDKLVEYDALLLDRFLDILQDLQGEGIRERVQECYELAAEYENKLDPKQLDEIGNLLTRLDPGDSIVIAKSLSHMLILANLAEEVQIAYRRRIKLKKGDFADENSATTESDIEETFKRLVGELKKSPLEVFDALKNQTVDLVLTAHPTQSVRRSLLQKHGRIRDCLTKLYAKDITPDEKQELDEALQREIQAAFRTDEIRRAPPTPQDEMRAGMSYFHETIWKGVPKFLRRVDTALKNIGINERVPYNAPLIQFSSWMGGDRDGNPRVTPEVTRDVCLLARMMAANLYYAQIEDLMFELSMWRCSDELRVKADKLHRSSKKDTTKYYIEFWKQVPPNEPYRVILSDVRDKLYNTRERSRHLLTSGFSEIPDEAIFTDVEQFLEPLELCYRSLCACGDHAIADGSLLDFLRQVSTFGLSLVRLDIRQESERHTDVMDAITDYLGVGSYREWPEEKRQEWLLSELNGKRPLFGPDLPKTNEIAEVLDTFHVLAELPSDSFGAYVISMATAPSDVLAVELLQRECHVKKPLRVVPLFEKLADLEGAPAALARLFSVEWYRNRINGKQEVMIGYSDSGKDAGRFSAGWQLYKAQEELIKVAKTFGVKLTMFHGRGGTVGRGGGPTHLAILSQPPDTVHGSLRVTVQGEVIEQSFGEEHLCFRTLQRFTAATLEHGMHPPIPPKPEWRALMDEMAVVATEEYRSIVFQEPRFVEYFRLATPELEYGRMNIGSRPSKRKPSGGIETLRAIPWIFAWTQTRFHLPVWLGFGAAFKHVLQKDIRNLQTLQQMYNEWPFFRVTIDLVEMVFAKGDPGIAALYDKLLVSDDLWSFGARLRANYEETKQLLLQVAGHKDLLEGDPHLRQRLHIRESYITALNVCQAYTLKRIRDPSFQSNPGPHLSKEIMEPGELAKVSTTSEFAPGGLEDTLILTMKGIAAGMQNTG, encoded by the exons ATGGCGCGCAATGCGGTGGACAAGGCGACGTCCATCGACGCGCAGCTGCGGATGCTGGCGCCCAAGAAGCTCTCCGACGACGACAAGCTGGTGGAGTACGACGCGCTCCTCCTCGACCGCTTCCTCGACATCCTCCAGGACCTCCAGGGGGAGGGCATCAGGGAGAGG GTCCAAGAATGCTATGAGTTAGCTGCTGAGTATGAAAATAAGCTTGACCCTAAGCAGCTAGATGAGATTGGCAATCTGCTAACCCGCTTGGATCCTGGAGACTCTATTGTGATAGCCAAGTCATTATCGCACATGCTTATCCTGGCAAACTTGGCTGAGGAAGTCCAGATTGCGTACCGCAGGAGAATAAAACTGAAGAAGGGTGATTTTGCAGACGAAAATTCTGCGACGACGGAATCAGATATTGAGGAGACCTTCAAAAGGCTCGTTGGTGAGCTGAAGAAGTCT CCGCTGGAAGTATTCGATGCACTCAAGAATCAAACTGTTGACCTGGTATTGACAGCACATCCAACTCAGTCAGTTAGGAGGTCATTGCTCCAAAAACATGGCAG GATAAGGGACTGTTTAACCAAGCTTTATGCAAAAGATATAACTCCAGATGAGAAGCAGGAACTGGATGAGGCGCTTCAGAGAGAG ATTCAAGCTGCCTTTAGAACTGATGAAATCCGACGAGCACCTCCTACTCCACAGGACGAAATGCGTGCTGGAATGAGTTACTTTCATGAGACAATATGGAAGGGTGTACCCAAGTTCTTGCGGAGGGTAGATACTGCTCTTAAGAACATTGGCATAAATGAGCGAGTGCCTTATAATGCCCCTCTTATTCAGTTCTCTTCTTGGATGGGTGGAGATCGAGATG GGAATCCAAGAGTCACACCGGAGGTTACAAGGGATGTATGCCTGTTAGCTAGAATGATGGCTGCCAATTTGTACTATGCACAGATAGAGGATCTAATGTTTGAG TTATCTATGTGGCGTTGCAGTGATGAACTACGTGTAAAAGCTGACAAGTTACACCGTTCCTCGAAGAAAGACACGACAAAATACTATATAG AGTTCTGGAAGCAAGTTCCTCCAAATGAACCCTATCGTGTGATACTGAGTGATGTCAGAGATAAATTGTACAATACACGTGAGCGATCACGCCATTTATTAACCAGTGGGTTTTCTGAAATTCCCGACGAAGCAATCTTCACTGATGTTGAGCAG TTCTTGGAGCCTCTTGAGCTCTGTTACAGATCCCTCTGTGCATGTGGTGATCACGCTATTGCAGATGGCAGTCTTCTTGATTTCTTACGTCAAGTGTCAACATTTGGACTATCCCTTGTTAGACTAGATATCAGGCAAGAATCTGAAAGACACACTGATGTTATGGATGCCATAACTGATTACCTTGGAGTTGGATCATATCGTGAATGGCCAGAGGAAAAACGCCAAGAATGGCTACTGTCTGAACTCAATGGAAAGAGGCCGTTATTTGGTCCTGATCTTCCCAAGACGAATGAAATTGCTGAGGTTTTAGATACGTTTCATGTGCTAGCTGAACTTCCCTCTGATAGCTTTGGTGCTTATGTGATATCCATGGCAACAGCTCCTTCAGATGTTCTAGCAGTTGAGCTTCTGCAGCGTGAATGCCATGTGAAGAAGCCACTGAGAGTTGTGCCATTGTTTGAAAAACTAGCAGATCTGGAAGGTGCACCAGCAGCTCTAGCTCGGCTTTTCTCAGTTGAGTGGTACAGAAATAGAATCAACGGAAAGCAAGAAGTGATGATTGGGTATTCAGATTCTGGGAAGGATGCTGGCCGTTTCTCTGCTGGTTGGCAACTGTACAAAGCTCAAGAGGAGCTTATTAAGGTTGCGAAGACGTTTGGGGTTAAGTTGACTATGTTTCATGGACGAGGGGGTACTGTTGGAAGAGGTGGCGGCCCTACCCATCTTGCTATACTGTCACAACCTCCAGATACTGTCCACGGATCACTTCGGGTAACTGTTCAAGGTGAAGTCATTGAGCAGTCCTTCGGAGAGGAGCATTTGTGTTTTAGAACGCTTCAACGTTTTACAGCTGCTACTCTTGAACATGGTATGCATCCACCAATCCCACCTAAACCAGAGTGGCGCGCTTTGATGGATGAAATGGCTGTTGTTGCCACAGAGGAATACCGTTCCATTGTTTTCCAAGAACCAAGATTTGTTGAGTATTTCCGCCTT GCAACACCAGAGCTCGAGTATGGTAGGATGAATATTGGAAGCAGGCCATCAAAACGTAAGCCAAGTGGAGGAATCGAAACATTGCGTGCAATTCCTTGGATATTTGCTTGGACACAGACTAGATTCCACCTGCCAGTGTGGCTTGGTTTTGGCGCGGCCTTCAAGCATGTCCTGCAAAAGGACATTCGTAATCTTCAAACCCTTCAGCAGATGTACAACGAGTGGCCGTTTTTCAGGGTTACCATAGACCTGGTTGAGATGGTGTTTGCCAAGGGTGATCCAGGTATAGCAGCTCTGTACGACAAGCTGCTGGTTTCTGATGATCTGTGGTCGTTTGGGGCGCGTCTTAGGGCAAACTATGAAGAGACAAAGCAGCTTCTTCTACAG GTTGCTGGCCACAAAGACCTCCTGGAGGGCGACCCGCACCTGAGGCAGAGGCTGCACATCCGTGAATCATACATCACGGCGCTGAACGTCTGCCAGGCCTACACTCTGAAGCGCATCAGGGACCCTAGCTTCCAGTCGAACCCCGGACCTCATCTGTCCAAGGAGATCATGGAGCCCGGGGAGTTGGCGAAGGTCAGCACCACAAGCGAGTTCGCCCCAGGTGGCCTCGAGGACACCCTCATCCTGACCATGAAGGGCATCGCCGCCGGGATGCAGAACACCGGCTGA